A genomic region of Dickeya solani IPO 2222 contains the following coding sequences:
- a CDS encoding ROK family protein encodes MRPILHDNESITVNERMVLDIVRRHRHIMRSAVSPLTNLTQPSVHRIIDSLLERGLLRLGESIVHGRGKPSPALELAPAARYSIGISVNTDMLAFCLCDFSCQVLHEETLDIPLDDRTRAMFTLKDRVRKALQHYAIPVSAVVGIGFAIAGYLMEEKRLFNAPEPLRDWSLVDLKSELETLFDLDVWTENNATTGAIGESVLGAGLHYSTFGYLSFNYGFGAGLILNGQPFSGAFGNAGEISRIYTEQEFTSRPALGELLKRLNAHGIDIQRVSALRQQFDPQWPGVDDWVAEVRPYLNRAIDALRAVIDPAAIVFGGELPTALGEMLLDVPPTQQLPRYGLAAQYPRLLLSQIQHDPSVIGAALMPFKARYFA; translated from the coding sequence ATGCGGCCAATACTTCACGACAACGAAAGCATCACCGTGAACGAACGTATGGTGCTGGATATTGTCCGCCGCCACCGTCACATCATGCGCTCGGCGGTTTCCCCGCTGACCAACCTCACCCAACCGTCGGTACACCGAATCATCGACAGCCTGCTGGAACGCGGACTGCTGCGTCTGGGCGAAAGCATCGTACACGGACGCGGCAAACCCAGCCCGGCGCTGGAACTGGCGCCCGCCGCGCGCTACAGCATCGGCATTTCGGTAAATACCGATATGCTGGCGTTCTGCCTGTGCGATTTCAGTTGTCAGGTATTGCATGAAGAAACGCTGGATATCCCACTGGATGACCGCACGCGGGCGATGTTTACGCTGAAGGACCGGGTGCGCAAAGCACTGCAACACTATGCCATTCCCGTGTCGGCCGTCGTGGGTATCGGGTTTGCCATCGCCGGCTATCTAATGGAAGAGAAGCGGCTGTTCAATGCGCCGGAGCCGCTACGCGACTGGTCACTGGTGGATCTCAAAAGCGAGCTGGAAACCCTGTTCGACCTGGACGTCTGGACGGAGAATAATGCCACCACCGGCGCCATCGGCGAATCGGTGCTGGGCGCGGGGTTGCACTATTCCACCTTCGGCTACCTGTCGTTCAATTACGGTTTTGGCGCCGGTCTTATCCTCAATGGACAACCTTTTTCCGGCGCGTTCGGCAATGCCGGGGAGATCAGCCGCATTTACACCGAGCAGGAATTCACCTCCCGTCCGGCGCTGGGCGAACTGCTCAAGCGGCTCAATGCGCACGGTATCGATATCCAGCGGGTAAGCGCCCTGCGCCAGCAGTTCGACCCGCAATGGCCGGGTGTCGACGACTGGGTGGCGGAAGTCAGGCCATACCTGAACCGGGCGATTGACGCGTTGCGGGCGGTGATTGACCCGGCCGCCATCGTGTTTGGCGGCGAATTGCCAACGGCGCTGGGCGAGATGCTGCTCGACGTACCGCCGACCCAACAGCTACCGCGTTACGGCCTCGCCGCCCAATATCCCCGGCTATTGCTAAGCCAGATCCAGCACGACCCGTCGGTGATTGGCGCGGCATTGATGCCGTTCAAAGCGCGTTATTTCGCCTGA
- a CDS encoding LysR family transcriptional regulator has protein sequence MLTKTTLEQWTLLQAVVELGGFAPAAQAFNRSQSSVSYQLSLMQERLGVSLLAPSGRRTVLTAQGQQLLAQVIPLLNAFQALESRAEVLRRGGRARIDLVVDSIFPKSTLFGALRTFQSRHPHTQVHLMEVLRSENRAQLADRQADIWLISRPWDGINRGRLLMEMAFVAVARAEHPLHRLATPLSFQDLAAYPLIEIIDRQQQKDSLRKPASAENWTFTTVEAAIEAVMHGVGYGWMPEARIAPWLASGELKPLSLPQGGRRFTPLYLVVEEEKQPCDAEVATLVTLLTAAATSV, from the coding sequence ATGTTGACGAAAACCACACTGGAACAATGGACGCTGCTGCAGGCGGTGGTTGAGCTGGGCGGTTTTGCCCCGGCGGCGCAAGCGTTCAACCGTAGCCAGTCTTCGGTCAGTTACCAATTGTCGTTGATGCAGGAACGGTTGGGGGTGTCGCTGTTGGCGCCATCCGGGCGCAGAACGGTGCTGACGGCGCAGGGTCAGCAATTGCTGGCGCAGGTTATTCCGTTGCTAAACGCCTTTCAGGCGCTGGAGTCGCGGGCGGAGGTGTTGCGGCGTGGCGGACGAGCCAGAATCGATCTGGTGGTGGACAGCATTTTTCCCAAATCCACGCTGTTTGGCGCGCTACGCACCTTTCAGTCTCGCCATCCGCATACGCAGGTGCACCTGATGGAGGTGCTGCGTAGTGAAAACCGGGCGCAACTGGCGGATCGTCAGGCGGATATCTGGCTGATTTCCCGACCGTGGGACGGCATTAACCGGGGACGGCTGCTGATGGAAATGGCATTTGTGGCCGTCGCCCGGGCTGAACATCCGTTGCACCGGTTAGCCACGCCGTTGTCGTTTCAGGATCTTGCGGCGTATCCGCTGATTGAAATCATCGACCGGCAACAGCAAAAGGACAGTTTGCGTAAGCCGGCCAGCGCTGAAAACTGGACTTTCACCACGGTAGAGGCCGCGATAGAAGCCGTCATGCATGGTGTCGGTTATGGCTGGATGCCGGAGGCGCGTATCGCGCCCTGGCTGGCTTCCGGCGAGCTGAAACCGTTGTCGCTGCCGCAGGGCGGGCGGCGTTTTACGCCGTTGTATCTGGTGGTGGAAGAAGAAAAACAGCCCTGCGACGCAGAGGTCGCCACCCTGGTGACGTTGCTGACGGCCGCAGCCACGTCAGTTTAA
- a CDS encoding phenolic acid decarboxylase: protein MNSFDKQDLSGFVGKHLVYTYDNGWNYEIYVKNDHTLDYRIHSGIVGNRWVKDQQVFIARVARDVYKISWTEPTGTDVSLIINLGDRIFHGTIFFPRWVINNPEKTVCFQNDHIPLMESYRAAGPAYPTEVIDEFATITFVRDCGENDNSVINCPASDLPDNFPQNLR, encoded by the coding sequence ATGAATAGCTTCGACAAACAGGATCTCAGCGGTTTTGTGGGAAAACATCTGGTCTATACCTACGACAACGGCTGGAATTACGAGATATACGTGAAAAATGACCACACGCTGGATTACCGTATCCACAGCGGCATCGTGGGCAATCGCTGGGTGAAAGACCAGCAGGTGTTTATCGCCCGCGTCGCCCGCGACGTCTACAAGATCTCCTGGACGGAACCAACCGGCACCGACGTAAGCCTGATCATCAATCTGGGCGATCGGATTTTCCACGGCACCATTTTCTTCCCCCGCTGGGTGATCAATAACCCGGAAAAAACCGTCTGCTTCCAGAACGATCACATCCCGCTGATGGAGTCCTACCGTGCGGCAGGCCCGGCCTACCCGACTGAAGTGATTGATGAATTCGCCACCATCACCTTTGTGCGCGACTGCGGCGAAAACGATAACAGCGTCATCAATTGCCCGGCCAGCGACCTGCCGGACAATTTCCCGCAGAATCTGCGTTAA
- a CDS encoding PTS ascorbate transporter subunit IIC produces the protein MDILLSLVKTPAVIIAIVAFLGLLFQRAPLSRLITGTFLSFIGFTMIKIGGGILMKVLTAFSSLFSHAFDIVGVVPSNEAIMAATIDKIGATAALILLFAMVLNILLARFTRLKYIYLSLHLVLFMAFAFTAVLIQLNYSNTTIIVVSSLLIGLYMAASPYILSRFSRTIIGSNEYAISHAAISSYVLGSYMGKWFGNKNSDTEHLTLSQRFDFLREPNVATLLTMLVLLLLSCLFATRPQITDAMVMVYGTGAADKNVVIFILEQSATFACGLYLAKAGVNLFTAEIVPAFKGFANVFAPGAIPAVDVMVLFTKAPNATLIGFLISFSVELVCILLFPLVGLPIIVPGIMASFITGGAAAIFGNATGGVRGAVIASSLNGLLLCVLPALTLPLFSHLGAQGVTFADPDFTLPALILDRLLRWFN, from the coding sequence ATGGATATTTTGCTTAGTCTGGTCAAAACCCCTGCGGTGATTATCGCCATCGTGGCGTTTCTCGGGTTGCTGTTTCAGCGCGCACCGCTTTCTCGCCTGATTACCGGCACGTTTCTGTCTTTTATCGGTTTCACGATGATCAAAATCGGCGGCGGCATTCTGATGAAAGTGCTGACCGCCTTCAGTTCGCTGTTTTCTCACGCCTTCGACATTGTCGGCGTAGTGCCCAGTAATGAAGCCATTATGGCGGCGACCATCGACAAGATTGGCGCGACCGCCGCGCTGATCCTGCTGTTTGCCATGGTGCTGAATATTCTGTTGGCTCGATTTACCCGGCTGAAATACATCTACCTGTCGCTGCATCTGGTGCTGTTCATGGCCTTTGCCTTCACCGCGGTACTGATTCAGCTCAATTACAGCAATACCACCATCATTGTGGTGTCCTCGCTGTTGATCGGCCTTTACATGGCGGCGTCGCCCTATATTCTCAGCCGGTTCAGCCGCACCATCATCGGTTCCAACGAATACGCCATTTCCCATGCCGCCATCTCGTCCTATGTGCTGGGGTCTTATATGGGAAAATGGTTCGGTAACAAAAACAGCGACACCGAGCACCTGACGCTCAGTCAGCGCTTCGACTTTCTCCGCGAACCGAATGTGGCCACGCTGCTGACCATGCTGGTGCTGTTGCTGCTTTCCTGCCTGTTTGCCACCCGGCCGCAAATCACGGACGCCATGGTGATGGTGTATGGCACTGGCGCAGCGGATAAAAACGTAGTGATTTTTATTCTGGAACAGTCCGCCACCTTCGCCTGCGGGCTTTATCTGGCCAAGGCTGGCGTGAACCTGTTCACGGCTGAAATCGTGCCGGCGTTCAAGGGTTTCGCTAATGTGTTCGCCCCTGGCGCCATTCCGGCGGTCGATGTGATGGTGCTATTTACCAAAGCGCCCAACGCGACGCTGATCGGCTTTTTGATCAGTTTCTCGGTGGAACTGGTGTGCATTCTGCTGTTCCCGCTGGTTGGGCTGCCAATTATCGTGCCCGGCATCATGGCCAGTTTTATCACCGGCGGCGCGGCCGCCATTTTCGGCAATGCTACCGGTGGCGTGCGCGGCGCGGTGATCGCCAGCAGTCTCAATGGTCTGCTGCTGTGCGTGCTGCCGGCGCTGACCTTACCGCTGTTTTCGCACCTTGGCGCACAAGGCGTCACCTTCGCCGACCCGGATTTCACACTACCGGCGCTGATTCTGGATCGTCTGCTGCGCTGGTTTAACTGA
- a CDS encoding methyl-accepting chemotaxis protein: MSVFGNYVRNLKISHKMYGGFGLVLLLVILASAFSSVRFFMIQDLYVKSSIMNEMGNFIDLTRIARIKFTYTLNNDNLNNLNKYLEQARQLNEKANALRWDATYQGDFSNVAQDFTEYAKNIDRVKNSVDGMNDVTKEIAALDQKEALSDTLYASSTDINLLRQYHQTSVLYAQLVDKVHLLQKEGSEAAFKSMQGVYDQAKKSFDSLNGLLPAEAKNSVSELGNRIERYNQSGVKYNDKVNQLRTTDSALRATGDKLINDIDGILKKIGARNNDIINNSVFQTVISGIAAAVLGLFIAWSVTRQITRPVIANLKLAEKIAGGDLSASVVVERHDELGQLTLAMMSMTEKLRQLIADIRHSVYSVAKASSDIAAGNNDLSSRTEQQSSAIVETAASMEQLTATVKNNADNARHASQISEQASGNANRGGEIIHKVIQTMDDISGSSKKISDITTVINSIAFQTNILALNAAVEAARAGEQGRGFAVVAGEVRNLAQRSSQAAKEIEGLISESVTRVNTGTVLVSDAGSAMDDIMASVKRVHDIMGEIASASDEQSRGIAQIGAAVSEMDTTIQQNASMVHESSAASNSLEDEAAKLSRLVSVFRLSPQDEPALSGHAPALLRPRMTDSSARMMDSSARMADNGARTAALPAGRSAGSSTDNWTTF; encoded by the coding sequence ATGAGTGTGTTTGGGAATTATGTGCGAAATTTAAAGATCTCGCACAAGATGTATGGCGGATTTGGCCTTGTGCTGCTGCTGGTTATTCTGGCGTCGGCCTTCAGCTCGGTTCGTTTTTTCATGATTCAGGATTTGTATGTTAAAAGCTCGATCATGAATGAAATGGGAAACTTCATTGATCTTACCCGAATTGCCCGGATCAAATTCACGTATACGCTCAATAATGACAACCTCAACAACCTGAATAAATACCTTGAACAGGCCCGTCAGCTAAATGAAAAGGCCAACGCGCTGCGTTGGGATGCGACGTATCAGGGCGATTTCAGCAATGTAGCGCAGGACTTTACGGAATACGCCAAAAATATCGATCGTGTCAAAAACAGTGTTGACGGTATGAACGATGTCACTAAAGAGATCGCAGCGCTTGACCAGAAAGAAGCCCTGAGCGATACGCTTTACGCCAGCTCAACCGATATCAATCTGTTACGTCAGTACCATCAGACCTCCGTGCTCTACGCACAGTTGGTGGACAAAGTGCATTTGCTGCAAAAAGAGGGCAGCGAGGCGGCATTTAAATCGATGCAGGGCGTTTATGATCAGGCGAAAAAATCTTTCGACAGCCTGAATGGATTGCTCCCTGCAGAGGCTAAAAATAGCGTCAGCGAACTCGGTAACCGAATTGAGCGCTATAACCAGAGCGGCGTGAAATATAACGACAAGGTTAATCAACTGAGAACGACCGATTCCGCGCTTAGAGCGACCGGGGACAAGCTGATTAACGACATCGATGGGATTCTCAAAAAAATCGGTGCCCGTAACAACGATATTATCAATAACTCGGTATTCCAGACGGTTATTTCCGGTATTGCCGCCGCGGTGCTGGGGCTATTCATTGCCTGGTCGGTCACCCGCCAGATTACCCGGCCGGTGATCGCCAACCTGAAACTGGCGGAGAAGATCGCCGGCGGCGACCTGTCGGCCAGCGTGGTGGTGGAGCGCCATGATGAGCTGGGGCAATTGACGCTGGCGATGATGTCGATGACTGAAAAATTGCGCCAGCTGATCGCCGATATTCGGCACAGCGTCTACAGTGTGGCGAAAGCTTCTTCGGATATCGCTGCTGGCAACAACGACCTCTCTTCGCGTACTGAGCAGCAATCGTCGGCGATCGTGGAAACCGCCGCCAGCATGGAGCAGTTAACCGCTACGGTGAAAAACAATGCCGACAATGCCCGCCATGCCAGCCAGATTTCCGAGCAGGCTTCCGGTAACGCCAATCGGGGCGGTGAGATCATCCACAAGGTGATCCAGACCATGGATGACATTTCCGGCAGTTCGAAAAAGATTTCCGATATTACCACCGTCATCAACAGCATTGCGTTCCAGACCAATATTCTGGCGCTGAATGCCGCGGTGGAAGCGGCGCGCGCAGGGGAACAGGGGCGCGGTTTCGCGGTGGTGGCCGGCGAGGTGCGCAATCTGGCGCAGCGCAGTTCCCAGGCGGCCAAAGAGATTGAAGGGCTGATTTCAGAATCGGTGACCCGGGTAAATACCGGGACGGTGCTGGTGTCGGATGCGGGGAGCGCGATGGATGACATCATGGCATCCGTTAAGCGGGTACACGACATCATGGGCGAAATCGCCTCGGCGTCGGATGAACAGAGCCGTGGCATTGCGCAAATAGGCGCGGCGGTATCGGAAATGGACACTACCATTCAGCAGAACGCCTCAATGGTGCATGAATCGTCCGCCGCGTCGAATTCGCTGGAGGATGAGGCGGCGAAGCTGTCGCGGCTGGTATCGGTATTCCGCCTGTCGCCACAGGATGAACCGGCGCTATCCGGCCACGCCCCGGCGCTTTTACGCCCGCGCATGACGGATAGCAGCGCGCGAATGATGGATAGCAGCGCGCGAATGGCGGATAACGGCGCCCGTACCGCCGCGTTGCCTGCCGGCCGTTCAGCCGGTTCGTCAACGGATAACTGGACGACGTTCTGA
- the sodC gene encoding superoxide dismutase family protein gives MKLKALILSSLFVSAIAGAASTTVTLKEALPTGDGDTLGDITITETEYGLLFSPSLKGLPPGIHGFHVHANASCAPGEQNGNKVPALAAGGHLDPLKTGRHLGPYNDKGHLGDLPGLVVNADGTASYEVLAPRLKSLSEVKNHALMIHTGGDNYADTPKELGGGGMRIACGVIQ, from the coding sequence ATGAAACTGAAAGCATTGATTCTGTCCAGCCTGTTCGTCAGCGCGATAGCCGGCGCAGCCAGCACCACGGTAACGCTAAAAGAGGCGCTGCCGACCGGAGACGGCGATACGCTTGGCGATATCACCATCACCGAAACAGAATACGGTCTGCTGTTCAGCCCCAGCCTGAAAGGATTGCCGCCGGGCATTCACGGCTTCCACGTGCATGCCAACGCCAGCTGCGCGCCGGGCGAGCAGAACGGCAACAAGGTGCCGGCATTAGCGGCCGGCGGCCATCTGGATCCACTAAAAACCGGCCGACATCTTGGCCCTTACAACGACAAAGGGCACCTCGGCGACCTGCCGGGGCTGGTGGTCAATGCCGATGGCACCGCCAGTTACGAGGTGCTGGCGCCACGGCTAAAATCGCTATCGGAGGTGAAAAACCACGCGCTGATGATCCATACCGGCGGCGATAACTACGCGGATACGCCGAAAGAGCTGGGCGGCGGCGGCATGCGTATCGCCTGCGGCGTTATTCAATAA